Below is a genomic region from Pan troglodytes isolate AG18354 chromosome X, NHGRI_mPanTro3-v2.0_pri, whole genome shotgun sequence.
AGGGCTGTGATGTTTGTTTAATGTTCCCATTTTGGTTCCAACAATCAAGCTTGTCCATCTACAGCGTCTAAATAAAGTTAGACTTGGCTAGAGCATATTCTAAAGACCTGGTTAGCTGCTTTTAACCAATGCAATTAGATCACCAAAAAAGGGGGAAAGGAGCCCATAAAATTAAACTACCTCCccccctcaaaaataaaataaaataaaaacacccacACCCCTGCAGCTAACCTGACAACTACCTTCATTCACAGTGCTTTATACTTAAACCAGGATGGGGGAAATGAATAAAAGCAGGGAGGGGCCACTGCTTTTAAACGTTTCACAACAATCCAGATGATACTTCTAGCCTCTGCTCATGCTTTATGACAGTGAATCAGGACAAGACATAGATTTGCTAATGTGCATTTAATCACCAAAGGACTGAAGATGTCTGGGCTTTTTTATTCTGTAATGTTTCTAAGACTGTGTCcattaaatgcaaacaaaaaggaagaagtcTTGGCAGAACAGGAGAAGTGATGCACACTTGATGATCGGatcaatttaaatattattcatgGCATATAGCCTAGTCCATGCTCTAGCTGTTTCTATGGCTTGGGCTTCGTTGGTCTTCCACTGCTCCGCTACATCATTTGCTAATGGATCATCTGGATTGGGAGCACTTAACAAGGCCTGGATCGATAGCAGAACTGTGCGGATCTGCAGTGCTGGGGACCACTTATCTTTCAAAATATCTAAACATATTCTTCCCAACTTGTCTACATTAGGATGATAAATTTTGGTCATGAAACGTACTTTAGGGGCTGCCATTGGGTATTCTTCTGGAAGGAATAGTTCAAGTTTAAAAGTCCCTCCCTCAAAGGGGGAATCCTGAGGGCCAGCAATGACCACATGAAAATAACGGGCGTTGCTCTCATCTGGTTCGGCTTTGATGCCAGGAACTGGTTCTGCCAGCAAACGCTGGGTTTCCTTGATGATCCTGCGGGGCAGCCCGGCCATCTTGTCAGAACCCGAGTTCGGCCTCTGGTCTCGTCTCCGATGGTTACACTTTAAAGCCCaaacttcaccactacacaatatatccatgtaacaaagctgcatttGTATCCTcaaatctgtaaaaataaaataatgtcttgttcttttcttacattttcaaTTATATCTTTAATCATTTTAAGCAATTTTATAGTGTGTATTAGATTGCATATTTTGGGGTCTAATTCTATGTGTTGTGTCTTCAGACATTTGATTATGGTGTGgtgttttttcatgtgttttgtaattttttattttaaattgtgttcaGTGCAGCTTTACTTGTGGGGATCTTGTGAGGGATATGTCTCTCTAGAGCTGTTTTATGTTGCTTCTGCTTGGTAGGAATAACAATAGTTATACTCTTAAGTGAGTATACACTTTGTACTCATTTTTTAGTGTGGAGGGTTCCTGGACAGTGTAGGAGTTATAAATTTTGAATCCCAAACCCATGTGAAAGCAGGCCTCAGAAGGAGACCCTGTTTTCTACCTTCTTACAGCCCAGGTTGCCTTCCTATACTAGTGAATGAATTTTTGTCTAGTTCAACTTTATTGAAGGTGTTGTCCTTTGAAACTCCCAACTTCCTACAGGTGTTTCAGTTCCAACCTCCTGCCTTACTTAGGCCCAAGGCTCTGTCTCCTGCCTCTACAGGCCATCAGAACCTAAGCACGTGTGCTCGCTTCAGCAGCACATGTACTGGAATTAGAATGAtgcagagaagattagcatggtcCCTGCACAAGGATAATGCACAAATCCGTGAAGTGTTCcatataaaaacaaagaagaagaagaaggtggaTCATGGCA
It encodes:
- the LOC107966362 gene encoding ubiquitin-conjugating enzyme E2 N — encoded protein: MAGLPRRIIKETQRLLAEPVPGIKAEPDESNARYFHVVIAGPQDSPFEGGTFKLELFLPEEYPMAAPKVRFMTKIYHPNVDKLGRICLDILKDKWSPALQIRTVLLSIQALLSAPNPDDPLANDVAEQWKTNEAQAIETARAWTRLYAMNNI